The Mucilaginibacter yixingensis genome window below encodes:
- the hemN gene encoding oxygen-independent coproporphyrinogen III oxidase — MISQDELIKKYAVAAPRYTSYPTVPYWDKQEFDPARWLQTVKALFEKSNTSDGISLYLHLPFCENLCTYCGCNTRITKNHGVETPYIKALLKEWAMYKQALGARPVIKEIHLGGGTPTFFKATNLKLLLDGILNGADIHPQAEFSFEAHPANTTVDHLQTLYDLGFRRLSLGIQDFDPRVQLIINRIQSFEQVKAVTLQARRIGYTSVNFDLIYGLPLQTLCGLADTLAKIKQLKPDRIAFYSYAHVPWIKPGQRKFTEHDLPGVMEKAALYEFGRNAFINMGYAEIGMDHFALLTDNLYKAQTNGHLHRNFMGYTHQYTQLLIGLGVSSISDAWSAYAQNVKTVEQYLELINNDILPVAKGHFLNREDLIIRRHMLDIMCKGRTSWNFHQEPFMALFDSIERMQNLADDGLIELDSHRLKVTHTGKRFLRNICMALDARLWADKPATQLFSLAG, encoded by the coding sequence ATGATAAGCCAGGATGAGTTGATTAAAAAATATGCGGTAGCCGCCCCCCGTTACACCAGCTACCCTACCGTACCGTACTGGGACAAGCAGGAGTTTGACCCAGCCCGATGGCTGCAAACGGTAAAAGCCCTTTTTGAAAAAAGTAACACCAGCGATGGCATCAGCCTGTACCTGCACCTCCCCTTTTGCGAGAACCTTTGTACCTATTGCGGGTGCAACACCCGCATTACCAAAAACCACGGAGTAGAAACGCCATACATCAAGGCACTGCTAAAAGAATGGGCCATGTACAAGCAAGCACTGGGCGCGCGACCGGTGATCAAAGAGATTCATTTGGGTGGTGGCACTCCCACGTTTTTTAAGGCGACCAACCTGAAACTTTTGCTGGATGGCATACTGAACGGTGCAGACATCCACCCGCAGGCCGAGTTCAGCTTTGAGGCTCACCCGGCCAATACCACCGTTGATCATTTGCAAACGCTTTATGATCTGGGTTTCCGCCGGTTGAGTTTGGGGATACAGGATTTTGATCCGCGGGTACAGCTCATTATTAATCGTATACAAAGTTTTGAACAGGTAAAAGCAGTAACGCTGCAAGCCCGCCGGATTGGCTATACATCCGTTAATTTCGATCTGATCTATGGCCTGCCGCTGCAAACCTTGTGCGGACTGGCGGATACGCTTGCCAAAATAAAGCAGCTAAAACCAGACAGAATTGCCTTTTACAGCTACGCGCACGTGCCCTGGATAAAACCCGGACAGCGCAAGTTTACCGAGCATGATCTGCCCGGCGTGATGGAGAAAGCAGCGTTGTATGAATTTGGGCGCAACGCGTTCATCAATATGGGGTATGCCGAAATTGGCATGGACCACTTTGCCTTGCTAACCGACAACCTGTACAAGGCCCAAACCAATGGGCATCTGCACCGCAATTTCATGGGTTATACCCATCAATATACCCAACTGTTGATTGGCCTGGGCGTATCATCCATCAGCGATGCGTGGAGTGCCTATGCGCAAAACGTAAAAACGGTAGAGCAATACCTGGAGTTGATTAATAACGATATCCTCCCCGTAGCAAAAGGCCATTTTTTAAACCGTGAAGACCTCATTATCCGCCGCCACATGCTGGATATTATGTGCAAAGGCCGCACCAGCTGGAACTTCCACCAGGAGCCATTTATGGCCCTGTTTGACAGCATTGAACGCATGCAAAACCTGGCCGATGACGGACTGATAGAACTGGACTCGCACCGGTTAAAAGTAACCCACACGGGTAAACGTTTTCTTCGCAATATCTGCATGGCGCTTGATGCGCGTTTATGGGCAGATAAGCCAGCTACGCAGTTATTTAGCTTGGCGGGGTAA
- a CDS encoding 2-hydroxyacid dehydrogenase, translating to MKVVAYSIKPFEKEYLIKANQKKHDITLISNRLTPETVGFAEGKDAVIVFTNDDVSAPVIQELNKLGVRFIATRSAGTDHIDKQAAALHGIKLASVPAYSPQAIAEHTVALALALNRRLPRADKQSHHFDFRLDDLMGFNLHQKTVGIVGLGNIGRATAAIFKGFGCRIIGYDANTAQELNFVEKVSLQTLYHEADIISLHLPLTPETYYMIDARAIAAMKEGVMLLNTSRGGLMKTVDVVEGVYSGHIGYLGLDVYENEKNLFFDDHEYDRDKDPLLQQLLNHPNVLVTPHQAFLTKEALQQITQQTIKNLDLWQDKKCVGDACACARGCRTATPATSKPQEDNVNNYLL from the coding sequence ATGAAAGTGGTTGCCTACAGTATAAAGCCTTTTGAAAAAGAATACTTAATCAAGGCCAATCAGAAGAAACACGATATCACCCTGATATCTAACCGGCTTACACCAGAAACCGTTGGCTTTGCCGAGGGTAAAGACGCCGTGATTGTCTTCACAAACGATGATGTTTCGGCCCCCGTTATACAGGAGCTGAACAAACTGGGGGTACGCTTTATAGCCACCCGCAGCGCAGGTACAGATCATATTGATAAACAGGCCGCTGCCCTGCACGGCATTAAGCTGGCCAGTGTACCGGCTTACTCACCGCAAGCCATTGCAGAACATACCGTTGCCCTGGCCCTGGCGCTAAACCGCCGTCTGCCGCGTGCCGACAAACAAAGTCATCATTTTGATTTTAGGCTGGATGACCTGATGGGCTTCAACCTGCACCAGAAAACGGTGGGTATCGTTGGCCTGGGCAACATCGGCCGCGCCACGGCTGCTATTTTTAAAGGCTTTGGCTGCCGGATAATTGGCTATGACGCCAACACCGCCCAGGAGCTGAATTTTGTAGAGAAAGTATCGTTGCAAACCCTTTATCATGAGGCTGATATCATTTCACTACACCTCCCCCTTACGCCCGAAACTTACTACATGATAGACGCCCGGGCCATTGCCGCCATGAAAGAAGGCGTAATGTTGCTCAACACCTCACGCGGCGGGCTCATGAAAACAGTGGATGTAGTGGAAGGCGTTTATAGCGGCCACATTGGCTACCTGGGCCTGGATGTCTACGAGAACGAAAAGAACCTATTTTTTGACGATCATGAGTATGACCGCGATAAGGACCCACTGCTACAGCAGTTGCTTAACCACCCCAACGTGCTGGTAACACCGCATCAGGCATTTTTAACCAAAGAGGCGCTGCAGCAGATCACCCAGCAAACCATCAAAAACCTGGACTTGTGGCAAGACAAGAAATGTGTAGGCGACGCCTGTGCCTGTGCACGCGGCTGTCGCACCGCAACACCCGCCACCTCAAAACCTCAGGAAGATAACGTTAACAATTACCTGCTATGA
- a CDS encoding response regulator, producing MKTILIIEDNTDIRESTAEILTLADYRVLEADNGRTGVDLATQHKPDLILCDIMMPELDGYGVLYLLSKNTDTMNIPFIFLTAKAERVDFRKGMEMGADDYLTKPFDDLELLNAIESRLAKKQRQEEFYSKSLQNLEQLAAGQGKGAAELKNLIAGRKIRQIKKKQVLFYEGDMPQGLYLLMEGAVRTYKMAEDGRELMMNLYRADDYLGIHALLLDEPYTETAEALEDCAICLLPKDAVIGLMDRYPDVSGQFIRLLANNIKDKEEQLLELAYNSVRKRLAQTLVRLSNQLPSPDQFRISRDELAAMAGMATETVSRTLSDFKDEKLIEKKGSTISILDLQRLARMKN from the coding sequence ATGAAAACAATACTGATCATTGAGGATAATACCGACATCCGCGAAAGCACAGCCGAAATACTTACCCTGGCCGATTACCGCGTCCTGGAAGCCGATAACGGTCGCACGGGTGTAGACCTGGCTACCCAGCACAAACCCGATCTGATTTTGTGCGATATTATGATGCCTGAGCTGGACGGATATGGTGTGCTTTACCTGCTGAGTAAGAACACCGACACGATGAACATCCCCTTTATCTTTCTGACTGCCAAAGCCGAGCGTGTTGACTTTAGGAAAGGAATGGAAATGGGTGCCGATGACTATCTGACCAAACCTTTTGACGATCTGGAACTGCTCAACGCGATTGAAAGCCGCCTGGCAAAAAAACAACGGCAGGAAGAGTTTTACAGTAAATCACTCCAAAACCTGGAGCAACTGGCCGCAGGTCAGGGCAAAGGTGCTGCCGAGCTGAAGAACTTGATTGCGGGCAGAAAGATCCGTCAGATCAAGAAAAAACAGGTACTTTTTTATGAGGGCGACATGCCGCAAGGCCTTTACCTGCTAATGGAAGGCGCCGTGCGCACCTACAAAATGGCCGAAGACGGGCGCGAACTGATGATGAATCTGTACCGTGCTGATGATTACCTGGGCATCCACGCGCTGCTGTTAGACGAGCCTTATACCGAAACCGCCGAAGCGCTGGAAGATTGCGCCATTTGCCTGCTGCCCAAAGATGCAGTAATTGGCCTGATGGATCGTTACCCTGATGTGAGCGGGCAATTCATTCGACTACTGGCTAACAATATCAAAGACAAAGAAGAGCAACTGTTGGAGCTGGCCTACAACTCTGTACGCAAGCGCCTGGCACAAACACTGGTAAGGCTGAGTAATCAGCTGCCGTCGCCAGACCAGTTCCGCATCTCTCGCGATGAGCTGGCCGCTATGGCCGGCATGGCTACAGAGACCGTGAGCCGTACGCTGAGCGATTTTAAAGACGAAAAACTGATTGAAAAGAAAGGTAGCACCATCAGCATACTTGACCTGCAGCGGCTGGCCCGCATGAAAAACTGA
- a CDS encoding PAS domain-containing sensor histidine kinase: MENTALLKAIIEHAIDGIITIDGRGYIETINPSACALFQYEPHEVIGKNVSVLMPPPDKEHHDEYIQRYQHTGRPHIIGIGREVKGLKKDGSVFPFRLGVSEVQFSGRKIYTGFIHDLSREKEAEEKLKEYTSRLEDQVEERTLSLKETVRELELAKEEVSQSLEKEKELSNLKSRFVSMASHEFRTPLSAVQLSAVLIDKYVQQNDQAAISKHIGKIKNSVSNLTAILNDFLSLERLEAGKVEPQFQAFDVVKFGEEITEEMQLIAKQNQNIVYQHTGTARSVMLDQSLLKNCIINLIGNAIKYSGENTFIEFNTELVADRLIVIIKDNGIGIPDEDQKHLFEAFFRAHNTGSIPGTGLGLNIVLRYASLMDGQIDFKSKLNQGTSFTLSFPNRHENNTDH; this comes from the coding sequence ATGGAGAATACAGCCTTATTAAAAGCCATTATTGAGCATGCCATTGACGGTATCATCACCATTGATGGCCGCGGGTATATCGAGACCATCAACCCATCGGCTTGTGCGCTTTTTCAGTATGAACCGCATGAGGTAATTGGCAAAAATGTGAGCGTACTGATGCCGCCGCCAGACAAGGAGCATCATGATGAGTACATCCAACGCTATCAGCACACCGGCCGGCCGCATATCATCGGCATAGGCCGCGAGGTAAAAGGCTTGAAAAAAGATGGCTCGGTGTTCCCCTTCAGGTTGGGGGTGAGCGAGGTACAATTCTCTGGCCGGAAGATCTACACGGGTTTTATCCATGATCTCTCCCGCGAAAAAGAAGCCGAAGAAAAACTCAAAGAATACACCTCGCGCCTGGAAGACCAGGTAGAAGAGCGCACCCTCTCACTCAAAGAAACCGTGCGCGAATTGGAACTGGCCAAAGAAGAGGTAAGCCAATCGCTGGAAAAAGAAAAAGAACTGAGCAACCTGAAAAGTCGCTTTGTGTCAATGGCCTCGCACGAGTTTCGCACGCCGCTGAGCGCCGTCCAGCTATCGGCCGTACTGATTGATAAATACGTACAGCAGAATGACCAGGCGGCTATCAGCAAACACATCGGCAAGATCAAAAACTCGGTGAGCAACCTTACCGCCATTCTGAATGATTTTCTCTCGTTAGAACGGTTGGAAGCCGGCAAGGTTGAACCCCAGTTTCAGGCATTTGATGTGGTAAAGTTTGGCGAAGAAATTACCGAAGAAATGCAGCTGATAGCCAAGCAAAACCAAAACATTGTTTATCAGCATACCGGCACGGCACGCTCTGTAATGCTTGATCAAAGCTTACTTAAAAACTGTATCATCAATCTTATTGGCAATGCCATCAAATACTCGGGCGAGAACACTTTTATTGAGTTTAATACCGAGCTGGTTGCAGACCGGCTCATCGTTATTATTAAAGATAACGGCATCGGCATCCCCGATGAAGACCAGAAGCATTTGTTCGAGGCCTTCTTCCGTGCGCACAACACCGGTAGCATTCCGGGCACCGGCCTTGGCCTGAACATTGTGCTGCGCTATGCATCGCTGATGGACGGACAAATAGATTTTAAAAGCAAACTGAACCAGGGCACATCATTTACACTTTCTTTCCCTAATCGTCATGAAAACAATACTGATCATTGA
- a CDS encoding DUF4249 family protein, producing MEITIKRATLLMFALLAGLTACRKQAVDNSVLPVVVGYLIPGQPISVKVYEQKDITDTAVYGPLIAGLKLSINDGTRSYSLSETATGTYTYSDASILSAGKTYKLSFTYDGKTVTASTLMPAKPTGYTTDFNYAYPSSTNSPGIILPPAFTLHWDNPDSLNHVVVFMNDEASPPSVSGRGFNAPVNFTIDAKQASSLAVYARSFNYYGTYRAILYSVDKVYADALKSNANTSSQELTDPPTNVVNGYGIFASAQTDTLAISVQ from the coding sequence ATGGAAATAACTATAAAAAGAGCAACATTACTGATGTTTGCGTTGCTTGCCGGTCTTACTGCATGCCGCAAACAAGCGGTTGATAACAGCGTGCTACCGGTGGTAGTGGGCTACCTCATTCCCGGTCAGCCCATCAGCGTAAAAGTTTACGAACAGAAAGACATTACCGATACCGCTGTGTACGGGCCGCTTATTGCAGGGCTCAAACTATCAATAAACGATGGCACGCGCAGCTACTCACTGAGCGAGACCGCAACCGGCACCTATACTTATTCGGATGCATCTATCCTATCGGCTGGAAAAACCTACAAACTGAGCTTTACCTACGACGGCAAAACCGTGACCGCCAGCACGCTGATGCCTGCCAAACCTACCGGTTACACTACAGACTTTAACTATGCTTACCCCAGCAGCACCAATAGTCCCGGTATTATTTTACCGCCGGCATTTACCTTGCATTGGGATAACCCCGACTCGTTAAACCATGTGGTGGTTTTCATGAATGATGAGGCTAGTCCGCCAAGTGTGAGCGGGCGGGGCTTTAACGCGCCGGTTAACTTTACCATTGATGCCAAGCAAGCCTCATCGCTGGCGGTATATGCGCGTAGCTTTAACTACTATGGCACCTATCGCGCTATACTTTACAGCGTAGATAAAGTTTATGCCGATGCACTAAAGAGCAACGCCAACACCTCCTCACAAGAACTGACAGACCCGCCAACAAACGTGGTGAACGGCTATGGCATCTTCGCATCAGCCCAAACAGATACATTGGCCATTTCTGTACAATAA
- a CDS encoding carboxypeptidase-like regulatory domain-containing protein has product MKKIYYCLYPLIFLACSTASAQHTKKVLKNTIIDHFYTCRLDEMLDTIAATYHIPIFFEREPLHEMDVSNHFFNESLQEVFQNVCRANKLQYWIENDGTIYMLQSPDDLPKLKRLKELTRTASALKPVITLEAPKGPPERLSFPITGKVTDMNTGEALPGATVKVRGSNLVTLTNTSGNFTILNVPSDTVALDVSFVGYQPDAFRLNSKMIDSALVLSLYPSMNALNEVTVTGKKSGVLNTDSKQVSVLQLAPSALDKLPNIGERDIMRAFQLMPGVSATNESSSGAYVRGGTPDQNLVLLDGFTVYQVDHLYGFFSAFNSNAVRDVDLMKGGFSAKYGGRLSSVTDIRGKDGNKNETNFGGDISLLSTNLFAETPVGKNSSVFVAVRRSYQGPLYDKIFNKFNTTTEATGPSGGGFGGLSGRGFGGGGFGGGGFRNQTTPSSYFYDVNAKYTYTFSSRNNLALSFYNGSDYLDNGRQMNLPSMATGNATSLKINDNQQSGNTGASLKWGSTIGSKLFANTTFSYTDFNSDRTRGTNAMLTDSGATRNVLNGTVENNHLSDVSLKSDWEWRANQQMKWLFGGFSSQLHIDYTYQSDTTQLINQHNQGLTGGGYVELQYDPNSKWHVQPGLRTTYYGPTGKAYTEPRLNFIYHLNDKFSLKGATGRFYQFTNQVVREDVTGGNRNFWVLANNSNIPVSSAYHFIAGGSYETDDFLFDVEGYYKRLDGLTQYSIRQDGGAGPGGFGGSSSTTTLTENFYQGSGYTQGIEFLLQKKAGLYTGWLSYTLGQAKNKFPVYGSDYYDSDQDIRHEVKSINMYHWQRWSFSAVFIFSTGHPYTAPLGAYTVQTLDGNKTSYLTISGKNAGRLPDYHRLDLSATYDLLRIDGIKTGSIGLSLFNVYNHVNTWYNEYYIRNNQVYTTVVKYLGFTPNITLSLKWK; this is encoded by the coding sequence ATGAAGAAAATTTACTATTGCCTTTATCCGCTTATTTTTCTGGCCTGTTCTACCGCCAGTGCACAGCACACTAAAAAGGTATTGAAGAACACCATTATCGATCATTTTTATACCTGCCGGTTGGATGAGATGCTGGATACCATTGCTGCCACCTACCACATCCCCATCTTTTTTGAGCGCGAACCGCTGCATGAGATGGATGTATCCAACCACTTCTTCAATGAATCGTTGCAAGAAGTTTTCCAGAACGTTTGCCGGGCTAACAAGCTGCAATACTGGATTGAGAACGATGGCACCATTTACATGCTGCAAAGCCCGGACGATCTGCCTAAGCTTAAACGACTGAAAGAGCTAACCAGAACGGCGTCTGCCCTTAAACCCGTGATAACCTTAGAGGCTCCTAAAGGACCTCCGGAGCGCCTCAGCTTCCCCATCACCGGCAAGGTAACGGATATGAACACCGGCGAGGCCCTGCCTGGCGCCACCGTAAAAGTGCGCGGCAGCAACCTGGTTACCCTCACCAATACCAGCGGTAACTTTACCATTCTTAATGTACCATCAGACACGGTTGCGCTTGATGTATCTTTTGTGGGCTATCAACCCGATGCCTTCAGGCTGAACAGTAAGATGATAGACAGTGCGTTGGTACTCTCCCTCTACCCCAGCATGAATGCGCTGAACGAGGTAACCGTAACCGGCAAAAAAAGCGGGGTACTTAATACCGATAGCAAACAGGTAAGCGTACTGCAACTGGCCCCATCGGCACTGGATAAATTGCCCAACATTGGCGAGCGTGATATTATGCGCGCCTTTCAGCTGATGCCGGGGGTGAGCGCCACCAATGAGTCGTCATCCGGCGCTTATGTACGCGGTGGTACGCCAGATCAAAACCTCGTGCTGCTGGATGGCTTTACCGTTTACCAGGTAGATCACCTGTATGGTTTCTTCAGCGCGTTTAACAGCAATGCCGTACGCGATGTGGATTTGATGAAAGGTGGCTTCTCTGCCAAATACGGTGGCCGCTTGTCCAGCGTTACAGACATCCGCGGTAAAGACGGCAATAAGAACGAAACCAATTTTGGCGGCGATATCAGTCTGCTCAGTACCAACCTGTTTGCAGAAACACCAGTGGGTAAAAACAGCTCGGTGTTTGTGGCGGTGCGCCGCTCATACCAGGGGCCGCTGTACGATAAGATCTTCAACAAATTCAACACCACTACCGAAGCCACCGGCCCGTCTGGCGGTGGCTTCGGCGGCCTGAGCGGTCGCGGCTTTGGTGGTGGCGGTTTTGGTGGTGGTGGCTTCCGCAATCAAACTACCCCTTCCTCTTATTTTTACGATGTGAACGCCAAGTACACGTACACGTTCTCGTCCCGCAACAACCTGGCACTAAGTTTCTATAATGGCAGTGACTACCTTGATAACGGCCGACAAATGAACCTGCCATCAATGGCTACGGGCAACGCTACCAGTTTAAAGATTAACGATAATCAGCAATCGGGCAATACCGGCGCCAGCCTTAAATGGGGCAGCACCATTGGCAGTAAGCTGTTTGCCAACACCACCTTTAGCTACACCGATTTTAACAGCGACCGTACCCGCGGTACCAACGCCATGCTGACCGACAGCGGTGCCACCCGCAACGTGCTGAATGGAACGGTAGAAAACAATCACCTGAGCGATGTTAGCCTAAAATCTGATTGGGAATGGCGGGCCAACCAGCAAATGAAATGGTTGTTTGGCGGTTTCTCCTCGCAACTGCATATAGACTATACTTACCAGAGCGATACCACCCAACTCATCAATCAGCATAACCAGGGTTTGACCGGCGGCGGCTATGTTGAGCTGCAATATGACCCGAACAGTAAATGGCACGTACAACCGGGACTGCGTACCACTTACTATGGCCCCACGGGCAAAGCCTATACCGAGCCGCGCCTAAACTTTATTTACCACCTGAATGACAAGTTCAGCTTGAAGGGTGCCACCGGTCGCTTTTACCAATTTACCAACCAGGTGGTGCGCGAGGACGTAACCGGCGGCAACCGCAACTTCTGGGTGCTGGCCAACAACAGCAACATCCCTGTGAGCAGTGCCTACCATTTTATTGCCGGCGGCAGTTATGAAACCGATGACTTTCTGTTTGATGTAGAAGGCTATTATAAAAGACTTGATGGCTTAACCCAGTATTCCATCCGGCAGGATGGCGGCGCCGGGCCTGGCGGTTTCGGCGGCAGTAGCAGCACCACTACCCTTACCGAGAATTTTTACCAGGGATCAGGCTATACCCAGGGCATAGAATTTTTACTACAGAAAAAGGCAGGACTTTACACCGGCTGGCTCAGCTATACGCTGGGACAAGCCAAAAATAAGTTCCCGGTTTATGGAAGCGATTATTACGACTCTGATCAGGACATCCGCCACGAGGTAAAATCCATCAACATGTATCATTGGCAGCGTTGGAGTTTCTCGGCAGTCTTCATCTTCAGCACCGGGCACCCGTATACCGCTCCGCTGGGCGCTTACACGGTGCAAACGCTCGATGGCAACAAAACATCTTACCTCACCATCAGTGGCAAAAATGCGGGTAGATTGCCTGATTACCATCGCCTTGATCTATCGGCCACTTATGATCTGCTGCGGATTGACGGCATCAAAACCGGGAGCATCGGCCTGTCATTATTTAACGTTTACAACCACGTAAACACCTGGTATAACGAGTACTACATCCGCAACAATCAGGTTTACACCACCGTGGTTAAATATTTAGGTTTTACCCCCAACATCACCCTCAGCTTAAAATGGAAATAA
- a CDS encoding sensor histidine kinase, with the protein MQQTLSFSPGKPITLMSHILVWAIVGVGLFFDQPMWLNSIIPLQFWIKNFVLLGLLVAAFYLNAYVLVPRFLFKDRTREFVALLLLTLAAVLLLLSVTDTELRIPQLVEAAFKQHRPPPHAHGRHFDFPLLVITALILGVSTTITAIQKWQTDQQLRRELEQQKTISELSFLKAQINPHFFFNTLNNIYALTAVDAQSSGKAIHKLSRMMRYLLYETEHQSTLLSKEIGFISDYIELMQLRLSDKVSLLFDTPARLNDVELAPMLFLPLVENAFKHGVSSLQPSNIHISIKQDQSLLILKVRNTLFADLPSGRTTESSGIGLANTRRRLDLLYPERYRLEVNPCTTDLHYEVQLTLSLQ; encoded by the coding sequence ATGCAACAAACGCTTTCTTTCAGTCCGGGTAAACCCATCACCCTGATGAGCCATATTTTGGTATGGGCCATTGTGGGAGTGGGCTTGTTTTTTGATCAGCCCATGTGGCTCAATTCTATCATCCCGCTTCAGTTCTGGATCAAAAACTTCGTATTGCTGGGTTTATTGGTAGCTGCTTTTTATTTGAACGCCTATGTGCTGGTGCCCCGCTTTTTATTTAAAGACCGTACGCGTGAATTTGTAGCATTGCTGCTGCTCACACTTGCTGCTGTGCTCTTGCTGCTGAGCGTTACCGATACCGAGTTACGTATCCCGCAGTTAGTAGAAGCAGCATTTAAACAACATCGCCCGCCGCCGCACGCGCATGGGCGGCATTTTGATTTTCCGCTGCTGGTCATCACCGCGCTCATTTTGGGGGTAAGCACCACCATTACCGCTATACAAAAATGGCAGACCGATCAGCAATTGCGCCGGGAGTTGGAGCAGCAGAAAACTATTTCAGAACTCTCGTTCCTCAAAGCGCAGATCAACCCGCATTTCTTTTTCAATACGCTGAATAATATCTATGCGCTTACGGCGGTAGATGCTCAAAGCTCGGGCAAGGCGATCCATAAGTTATCGCGCATGATGCGCTACCTGCTGTATGAGACCGAGCATCAGTCTACGCTGCTGAGTAAGGAGATTGGTTTCATTAGTGATTATATCGAATTGATGCAGCTGCGTCTGAGTGATAAAGTGAGCCTCCTGTTTGACACTCCTGCCCGGTTGAATGATGTAGAACTGGCGCCCATGCTGTTTTTGCCACTGGTAGAAAATGCCTTTAAGCACGGTGTTAGCAGCCTGCAGCCCAGCAATATTCACATCAGCATTAAGCAAGATCAATCGTTGTTGATACTAAAAGTACGCAATACACTGTTTGCAGACTTGCCGTCAGGACGTACCACTGAAAGCAGCGGCATTGGTTTGGCTAATACCCGCCGCCGGTTAGATCTGTTGTATCCAGAGCGGTATCGTCTGGAGGTTAATCCCTGTACCACAGATCTGCATTATGAAGTTCAACTAACCCTAAGTTTACAATGA
- a CDS encoding LytTR family DNA-binding domain-containing protein — MILRCIAIDDEPLALNLLKGFIERTPFLELEGSFLSAVDALNFVRRTPVDLIFSDIQLPDMDGIELARALEAESHISRVIFTTAYNQFALESYKVDALDYLLKPFDYDDFLKAAQKAERYQSLLNRAGGAEEEQYLFVRVEYQLVRVPLSDILFIEGLKDYAKISLKDTPKPLLTLMSLKALEEKLPAKRFMRVHRSFIASLDKISSVTRNTLHIGDRQVTIGEVYKEAFNQVTGKWLEKAD; from the coding sequence ATGATACTGCGCTGCATTGCCATAGATGATGAGCCACTGGCGTTAAACCTGCTTAAAGGATTTATTGAGCGCACGCCGTTCCTGGAACTGGAAGGCAGTTTCCTGAGTGCGGTTGATGCGCTGAATTTTGTGAGGCGCACGCCGGTTGACCTGATATTTTCAGACATTCAGCTACCGGATATGGACGGTATTGAACTGGCCCGGGCTTTGGAGGCCGAGTCTCACATTTCTCGCGTCATTTTTACCACGGCCTACAACCAGTTTGCATTGGAAAGTTATAAGGTTGATGCGCTGGATTACTTGCTCAAACCATTTGATTATGATGACTTTTTGAAAGCAGCACAAAAGGCAGAGCGATATCAATCATTACTTAACCGGGCCGGCGGGGCAGAAGAGGAGCAATACTTGTTTGTGCGTGTAGAGTATCAGCTGGTGCGCGTGCCGCTGAGCGATATTCTGTTTATTGAAGGACTAAAAGACTATGCCAAAATCTCGCTTAAAGATACGCCCAAACCCTTGCTTACGCTGATGAGCCTTAAAGCGCTGGAAGAAAAGCTGCCGGCCAAGCGTTTTATGCGGGTGCACCGGTCGTTCATTGCTTCGCTGGACAAGATCAGTTCTGTTACCCGTAATACCCTGCATATTGGCGACAGGCAGGTGACCATTGGCGAGGTGTACAAAGAAGCTTTTAACCAGGTGACCGGCAAATGGCTGGAAAAGGCCGATTAG
- a CDS encoding UBP-type zinc finger domain-containing protein — METKICEHLNNIEEVKIGDDYVCEECVKHGGHWLHLRTCQTCGITLCCDSSPMKHMTAHFHETGHPVIASAEPGERWLWCNADGIMVEY; from the coding sequence ATGGAAACAAAGATTTGCGAGCACCTCAATAACATTGAAGAAGTTAAGATTGGTGATGATTACGTGTGCGAAGAGTGTGTTAAACACGGCGGCCATTGGCTGCACCTGCGCACCTGCCAAACCTGCGGTATTACGTTGTGTTGCGACTCATCGCCTATGAAACATATGACGGCGCATTTCCATGAAACGGGGCACCCCGTAATTGCTTCGGCCGAGCCGGGAGAACGTTGGTTGTGGTGCAATGCAGATGGTATTATGGTAGAGTATTAA